The window ATGAGAAATGAAATACCAGAAGAGTTAACTTGGCGCTTGGAGGACATTTTTGCAACAGATGCGCAGTGGGAAGAGGAATTAAAAGAAGTCGCAGCATTTGCAAAAGAGGCACCAAGCTATGCAGGTACTTTAAAAAATGGTGCAGACGCCTTATTAGCAGTCCTAACGTATTACGATCAAATTTACGAACGCACGATGAAGCTCTACACGTATGCTCATATGCGTTACGACCAAGATACAACGAATAGCTTTTATCAAGATATGAATAGCCGTATCCAAACGTTAGCGACAAATATTTCAGCCGCCCTATCGTTTTTAACGCCAGAAATTTTATCTTTAAGTGAAGATACAATCGAAAGTTACTTAGCGGAAAATAAAGATTTACAATTATATAAGCAATCTTTGAAAGAGATTACCATGGCACGCCCACATGTATTACCTGCTGAACAGGAAGCGATACTTGCACAAATGTCTGAGGTAACCGGTACAGCATCGAATACATTTAGTATGTTGAACAATGCTGATATGGTCTTCCCAAAAGTGAAAAATGAAGATGGGGAAGAGGTTCAGCTCACACATGGTAACTATATTAAGTTTTTAGAAAGTAAAGATCGAACTGTGCGGGAAGCGGCATTTAAAGCAATGTACGAAACATATGGTCATTTTAAAAATACATTTGCTGCTACACTAACAGGCAATGTGAAAAAACATAATGTGAGTGCACGAATTCGTCATTATGATTCGGCTCGTCATGCAGCAATGTCGAATAATTTTATTCCAGAAAATGTGTACGATCAATTAGTGGAGACAATTCACAAGCATTTACCAGTTATGCAGCGTTACATTGCATTACGTAAGAAACTGTTAGGTGTGGAAGAATTGCATATGTGGGATCTATTCACCCCGCTTGTAAAAGAGGTAGACATGAAAATGCCTTACGATGAAGCCAAGGCCATTTTAGTGAAGTCTTTAGCCCCACTTGGTGAGGAGTATCAGGATATTGTACAAAGTGGTCTGGATCATCGATGGGTAGATGTGAAAGAAAATAAAGGAAAGCGTAGTGGTGCATACTCATCAGGTGCATATGGAACGAATCCTTATATTTTAATGAACTGGCAGGATAATGTGGATAATCTATTTACATTAGCACATGAGTTTGGTCATAGTGTTCACAGTTATTACACGCGCAATAATCAGCCGTTTGTCTATGGAGACTATTCAATTTTTGTGGCAGAAGTGGCGTCCACATGTAACGAAGAGTTATTAAACGATTATCTACTTAAAACAATCGAAGACCCTCAACAAAAGATTTATTTATTAAACCATTGGCTTGATGGCTTCCGCAGTACAGTCTTCCGACAAACAATGTTTGCTGAGTTTGAACATTTGATTCATCAAATGGATCAAAATGGAGAGTCCTTAACATCAGAACGTTTAACCGAAGTTTATTATGATTTAAATAAGCAATACTTCGGCGAAGATATGGTGGTAGATAAGGAAATTGGTTTAGAATGGGCACGAATTCCACATTTCTACTACAATTACTATGTCTATCAATATGCAACAGGAAAATCAGCGGCAACTGCATTAAGTAAACAAATTCTAGAAGAGGGTGCACCGGCTGTGGAACGTTATATTAATAACTTCCTAAAAGCAGGTTGCTCAGATTTCCCAATTGAAGTATTAAAAGCAGCAGGTGTTGATATGAATGTGGCGAAACCAATTGATGATGCTTGTAAAGTATTTGAAGAGCGTTTAAATGAACTGGAAAAATTATTGTTAAATAATTAATTGTATGGCTGTAGTGAACTTACTACAGCCGTTTTCTTTGTGCAGTAGAAAATATGGTCAGGAATAAATTAAAACAATAATGATTTTCTTAGATTTCTAAATGAATAAAACTATCCATCTTAAAAAAATACCGTACTGTAATCGCTTTCTATTTGACAAATTTGTGAATCTAGAGCATGTTTCATTGCTAAATTTATTATTCCATGATAAAGTGATTCTTGTGAAATAAATCACAAAACAAACATACACCCCTTTGTTTGAACGTGAACATTTCTCCCATCCCCTTTGTGAAAAAGAGGCGTCTCTATCTGTCGAGGATAGTGGCGTCTCTTTTATTTTATCCCGATGAACGGTCAGTAGCCGCCCACCTCAAGTTGAAAGATGAAAACGAGTCAATTAGGTGGGCAATCAACTGACCGTAAAAGCCCGATTGGTTCAACTAACAATCAGTGGAGAAGAAGAAAATCCCCACTGATTGAAGTTTCACTTTATCCCGCATTAACGGTCAGTAAGCCGCCCACCTCAAGTTGAAAGATGAGAAAGATGAGAACCAGTTAGCTAGGTGGTCGAATAACTGACCGTAAAAGCCCGATTGGTTCAACTAACAATCATGGGGAAGAAGAAAACCCCACTGATTGAAGTTTCACTTTATCCCGCATTAACGGTCAGTAAGCCGCCCACCTCAAGTTGAAAGATGAGAAAGATGAGAAAGATGAGAACCAGTTAGCTAGGTGGTCGAATAACTGACCGTAAAAGCCCGATTGGTTCAACTAACAATCAGAGGGGGAGAAGAAAACCCCCACTGATTGAAGTTTCACTTTATCCCGCATTAACGGTCAGTAAGCCGCCCACCTCAAGTTGAAAGATGAGAAAGATGAGAAAGATGAGAACCAGTTAGCTAGGTGGTCGAATAACTGACCGTAAAAGCCCGATTGGTTCAACTACAATCAGTGGGGAAGAAGAAAACCCCACTGATTGAAGTTTCACTTTATCCCGCATTAACGGTCAGTAAGCCGCCCACCTCAAGTTGAAAGATGAGAAAGATGAGAACCAGTTAGCTAGGTGGTCGAATAACTGACCGTAAAAGCCCGATTGGTTCAACTAACAATCAGTGGGGAAGAAGAAAACCCCCACTGATTGAAGTTTCACTTTATCCCGCATTAACGGTCAGTAAGCCGCCCACCTCAAGTTGAAAGATGAGAAAGATGAGAAAGATGAGAAAGATGAGAAAGATGAGAACCAGTTAGCTAGGTGGTCGAATAACTGACCGTAAAAGCCCGATTGGTTCAACTACAATCAGTGGGGAAGAAGAAAACCCCCTACTGATTGAAGCTTCACTTTATCCCGCATTAACGGTCAGTAAGCCGCCCACCTCACAGTAAAGGAACGAAAGCTAAAAGCATCACGTCCTGTGATAACGCCTTCATGACCAATATCCTATTGCCCCAAGCGGCTCATCGGACGCTCCCAGGAAAACGCCCAGTCGGAACGGAAATCAACCCCACGTTACGGTGATGAACATTTTTTTTTACTATTTAATTCAAAATAATATAAATATAAAAAGGATAGGGACTCGTCAATATTGTTTGAGTCCCTATCCTTTGAAAATAGAATAATTGCATTATTTTGTACGCCATAAAGTAGCGTGGTCTGTTTGAATACGTTCAATTTTTTGTTGCAGCATTCGTTTTTTTAATTCGCGTTCAGCTGATTGTTCGGTTAATGAATAGATGAAGGCTATTTCATTTGTAGATAGTGTATGATATTTCAGAAATAATTCTTCAATTGTTGGTAATGGTTGACGGATGAGTTGTTCATCCATCATTTCTTGTAATATTTGCTCGTAAACTTCATAAGCGTAGCTACCACTTACTTTTAGTCCCTCATCTTCAATGCACTCATTGAAAAATACGATACTTGGTACTTCATCTACTTCCATTTCGCGTTTAATATATAAATCGCATTGGAAGGCGCGTGCAGCTTCCTTAGAACCGAAATCTACAGTGAATTCATTCATATCTAATAGGACATCCTCTGCAATTTTTAAGAGAGTCGCATAGGAATTTACATCTTCATGATTCAGTACTACATATTCTTGTAATTTGGACAAATAGCGTGCTCCTGCACGTTTCCCTTGTAACTCTGCTGCCTTGATGGCAATAGAAGGTAAAACAGGGTGGTTGATGTCGAGCTCAATACCAGATTCACAGCCTTTCGTACGTTTGCTCAGACAATTAAGAGAAGAAAGCTCTGTGCTTAGTACAAAGCGCCATGTGAAATAATGATTATACTCTAGTTGTAATTTGCGAATAATAGCTTGCATACTGAAAGCTTCAGGGCAAAGTGGATCTACGAAAATATACAATTCAATTGGCTTATTGGCAGTAGAAATCGTAGGAGTTGGCTCTTGTAGCATTTGAATATTATTCACGTAATAATTCCCCCTCATCGTCATTAGGTTTATTAATCATGTGATGAGCTGTTAATACTAAACGCTGATAATAGGTTTCACGGAACTTTCCTTCCAAACCAACTTCATCCATCGCTTCGGCCATACATTCAAGCCAAGCTTGTGCTCGATCAGGTGTAATGGCAAAATTCATGTGTCGTGCACGCATCATTGGATGTCCGTGTTCTTCAGTAAAAAGATTTGGTCCACCTAAATACTGTGTTTGAAATTGAATTTGCTTGCGGGCAGTTTCTGTTAAATCTTTCGGAAAGATTGGAATTAGTTCAGGATGCTGAGCGACTCTTTTATAGAACGCATGTATGAGTTCTGAAAGTTTTTCAGCTCCCAGCTCCTCATAAGGAACAGTGTATTTTCGACTCATAGGTAAATGCTCCTTTAATTCTTTATATGAAGTATATCGTAAAGTACGAATCAATTTGTTGGTATGACAAATTGTCTTTTTTATAGATTTTGAATTTGTTCGTCTGGAAAATGTGAATATCTTGTGACTACCTTCATTCTATCAACGTCTTTTCGTTTACACAAACAAAGAGCTCTCGATAAGGTTTTCGCTAGAAAAGCACAAATTTCACCATCAAGGGTGAAATTTGCTGATAAAGACTGAAAATATAGGTTTTATGCGATTAAGCTGTGAAGTAATTCATCACTTTTTTGACATAATTCTGCGTTTCCTTAAAAGGTGGGATGCCGCCATATTTTGTCACCCGCGAAGCACCGGCATTATAGGCTGCTAATGCTAGGGATGGATCGTTATCGAATTTATCGAGCATTTGACGTAAGTATTTTGCTCCTGCCATTATATTTTGCTCTGGATCAAAGGCATTTGTAACACCTAAATATTGAGCTGTTTTTGGCATTAATTGCATTAAACCCTGTGCCCCTGCACGACTTACAGCAGTAGCATTAAAATTAGATTCTTGTTTTATAACAGCAGCGATTAGTTTATCGGGTACATTATACGTAGCTGCAGCCTTTTCAATGATTGAGGCATAACTGCTTGCCCCTGCAAGCGAATTTGCATAAGCTGTTGAGCCGATAACATCATCTGAAACATAGGAATCCAACTTTGTGCTAGATGGTGCATTTGCTAAGGCTGTATAAACAGATGCAGGTATATAAACTGAATTAGCACCTTTATAAAGTAACGATTGAATGGTCATATTTGACGTATTGCCAAATGCATTTGTTAAATTACCAAGCTGACTCATGATATCTGAAGTACTGGAAGAAGAACTCATCCCGAGTAAACTCGACATTTTTGCACTGCTAGCTGTTGTGGCATCGCCAAGCAATTCGCCAATCATATCAGAAAAGATAGAGTTATTGTCTGTTAGAGCATTCGATGCCGAACTTTCAGTAGAACCTAGTGTTTGCAGTGCTTGTATTTCAAGTAAAGTCTTAAGTGATTGGATATCCAAGTAGCTGGTCACCTCTTCTTTCTGCTGTTAAGCAATCATTCTTGTTTTTTATTTGCTTGCAATGCTTTCATAAAGCGTGCAATTTTTTTATCTGTAACTTGTTTTTTAATCTCATATTGTTGTAGAAATTCGTCGAAGATTACATTACCTTTTATTACATCATTTGATTCATATTCTACCTCATAATCGTCACACTGCAAATAGAAAGAATGATCAAATACAAGAAGTCCTTCTTTGTAAGGAATTTCGACACGGTCCGTAGTAAGAGAACCAAATACTTCTAATTCATCTAAAGGGATATCATATTTAGCCAGTCTTTTAGCTACTTCAGGGGCAAAAAAGCCCTCACCATTCAGCATTTTCTTTGCCTGCTCGGCACTTAATTCATTCGTCGTTTCAAGGTGTTCATGTGCTGCTGTTCTTTCTTTTAAGGTACATTCATAATAGTTGTCGATTTGTCGAATACGTAGCCCACTTTTTAAATTTCGAAGAGCATGAAGTGGTGTGTCGTAATAATGATTTGTTTGACGATGAATAGCATTGTCGTGAATATGGAAATCTTTTAATAATTGCTCGTATTGTTGTTTTGTTAAGAGATTTTTAAATTCAATTTCAAGTTGTTGTGACATTTTTTTTCACCTTTCTGTTTGTTTTTTAGTATTAAAAAGGAATTGAATGCGCATCCTTTCGGCCAAAGCGAGTCACATATTAACACTTGCAAATGCACTTTTTTCGATTGAAGTTTGTTAAGGGTTTTAACAATTACACACTGCAACTATTTACCCCATATGCTAAAATAAGAGGAAGAGTAAGACGAAAAGGGGACCATCAAGTGCGTAAAATTTATACGATAGAATTATTTAATTTTGAAAATCAGCAACTTCATTTTAGTTTAAACGACAATGAAATAAATTTACAGTTAAAGCCTGCGGCACAATTGATTGCAGATTCAGATGATTTTGCATTTATTTATTTACTCGATGCAGGAGAGGACTATCATTACTTGCGTTTTCCTACGAGTAGTTGGGTAAATCTTGTACATATTTTACAAACAAAGCAAAATCCAATGTTACAAGTAGGAGAAGAAGCGATGGAGCTTACTAACTTCTACGAAGAATTGGAAATGCTCGTGTATAATATTGAAGGAAATTACAATTATGGAGCAGAATTTGTTCAAGCAGTGGAACAACACTTCAAGGCAGTTCTCGCTGAATAAAAAGACAAAACGAACAGACGGTGTTAGTTTTGTTCAATGCCGTATGTCGGGAGGTTTTAGCGATGGGACAATGGGAGATTTTTTTAAGTCCTTATAAACAAGCAGTAGATGAATTAAAAATAAAATTAAAGGGTATGCGTTCTCAGTTTGGCATTGTTAATGCAAACTCACCAATAGAATTTGTAACAGGACGTGTAAAACCGTTAGCAAGTATATATGATAAAACTTTAGAAAAGGGACTAGCCTTTGAACCTTCGAAGCAACTAGGCGATGAACTTGGGGATATTGCAGGTGTACGTATTATGTGTCAATTTGTAGACGATATCTCTACCGTGACTGAGCTGATCCGACAGCGTAAGGACATGCGAGTAGTGGAAGAGCGAGACTATATTACACATAGCAAACCAAGTGGCTATCGTTCGCATCATATGATTGTAGAATATCCAGTTGAGACGATACAGGGAAAAAAAGTTGTACTAGCAGAAATTCAAATACGTACACTCGCCATGAATTTCTGGGCTTCGATTGAGCATTCCTTAAACTATAAATATAAAGGCATGTTCCCAGAGGAAATTAAAAATCGCCTACAGAGTGCAGCGGAGGCAGCTTTCCGATTAGATGAAGAAATGTCATCGATTCGCAGTGAAATCCAAGAAGCACAGGCCTACTTTAGTGAATACAAAGAAGCATCGAATCCTAATTTACTAACAGAGAAGGAGCGTGACGCGCAATGAAGTTTTCCATTCAATCACGTAGAGATGCACAATCGAACGAATTAATGGAGTTAGCAAAAACATATTTGCAGGATTTTGGATTAACATATGATGAAGAAATGCCTGAAATTGTCGTATCTATTGGAGGAGATGGTACGCTACTACATGCCTTCCATCGCTATTCGCACTTATTAGATCAAGTTGCTTTTGTGGGTATCCATACAGGACATTTAGGCTTTTATGCAGACTGGAAGCCATCAGAATTGGAAAAACTGGTTTTATCCATTGCTAAAAAGGATTTTAATGTTGTTGAGTACCCATTATTGGAAGTGAAAGTAGAACATCATAATACAGAGTCAAATACGTATTTGGCCTTAAATGAAGCAACCGTGAAATCACCAGATGTGACGCTTGTTATGGATGTGGAGTTAAACGGCAATCAGTTTGAACGTTTCCGTGGTGATGGTCTTTGTGTTTCAACGCCATCTGGTAGTACAGCCTATAACAAAGCCCTTGGTGGAGCAATTATTCATCCGACGTTGGCAGCACTTCAAATTACTGAAATTGCTTCGATTAATAATCGTGTCTTTCGTACAGTGGGTTCACCACTGATTTTACCAGCGCACCACCACTGTATATTACGTCCAGTCAATGAACAAAACTTTAATATGACGGTAGACCATCTGCAAGTCACACAAGGTGATGTGAAGTCCATT of the Lysinibacillus fusiformis genome contains:
- a CDS encoding UPF0738 family protein, which gives rise to MRKIYTIELFNFENQQLHFSLNDNEINLQLKPAAQLIADSDDFAFIYLLDAGEDYHYLRFPTSSWVNLVHILQTKQNPMLQVGEEAMELTNFYEELEMLVYNIEGNYNYGAEFVQAVEQHFKAVLAE
- a CDS encoding globin domain-containing protein; translated protein: MSRKYTVPYEELGAEKLSELIHAFYKRVAQHPELIPIFPKDLTETARKQIQFQTQYLGGPNLFTEEHGHPMMRARHMNFAITPDRAQAWLECMAEAMDEVGLEGKFRETYYQRLVLTAHHMINKPNDDEGELLRE
- a CDS encoding GTP pyrophosphokinase; the encoded protein is MGQWEIFLSPYKQAVDELKIKLKGMRSQFGIVNANSPIEFVTGRVKPLASIYDKTLEKGLAFEPSKQLGDELGDIAGVRIMCQFVDDISTVTELIRQRKDMRVVEERDYITHSKPSGYRSHHMIVEYPVETIQGKKVVLAEIQIRTLAMNFWASIEHSLNYKYKGMFPEEIKNRLQSAAEAAFRLDEEMSSIRSEIQEAQAYFSEYKEASNPNLLTEKERDAQ
- the pepF gene encoding oligoendopeptidase F translates to MASNSNQVLMRNEIPEELTWRLEDIFATDAQWEEELKEVAAFAKEAPSYAGTLKNGADALLAVLTYYDQIYERTMKLYTYAHMRYDQDTTNSFYQDMNSRIQTLATNISAALSFLTPEILSLSEDTIESYLAENKDLQLYKQSLKEITMARPHVLPAEQEAILAQMSEVTGTASNTFSMLNNADMVFPKVKNEDGEEVQLTHGNYIKFLESKDRTVREAAFKAMYETYGHFKNTFAATLTGNVKKHNVSARIRHYDSARHAAMSNNFIPENVYDQLVETIHKHLPVMQRYIALRKKLLGVEELHMWDLFTPLVKEVDMKMPYDEAKAILVKSLAPLGEEYQDIVQSGLDHRWVDVKENKGKRSGAYSSGAYGTNPYILMNWQDNVDNLFTLAHEFGHSVHSYYTRNNQPFVYGDYSIFVAEVASTCNEELLNDYLLKTIEDPQQKIYLLNHWLDGFRSTVFRQTMFAEFEHLIHQMDQNGESLTSERLTEVYYDLNKQYFGEDMVVDKEIGLEWARIPHFYYNYYVYQYATGKSAATALSKQILEEGAPAVERYINNFLKAGCSDFPIEVLKAAGVDMNVAKPIDDACKVFEERLNELEKLLLNN
- a CDS encoding CYTH domain-containing protein; translation: MSQQLEIEFKNLLTKQQYEQLLKDFHIHDNAIHRQTNHYYDTPLHALRNLKSGLRIRQIDNYYECTLKERTAAHEHLETTNELSAEQAKKMLNGEGFFAPEVAKRLAKYDIPLDELEVFGSLTTDRVEIPYKEGLLVFDHSFYLQCDDYEVEYESNDVIKGNVIFDEFLQQYEIKKQVTDKKIARFMKALQANKKQE
- a CDS encoding DsbA family protein, producing the protein MNNIQMLQEPTPTISTANKPIELYIFVDPLCPEAFSMQAIIRKLQLEYNHYFTWRFVLSTELSSLNCLSKRTKGCESGIELDINHPVLPSIAIKAAELQGKRAGARYLSKLQEYVVLNHEDVNSYATLLKIAEDVLLDMNEFTVDFGSKEAARAFQCDLYIKREMEVDEVPSIVFFNECIEDEGLKVSGSYAYEVYEQILQEMMDEQLIRQPLPTIEELFLKYHTLSTNEIAFIYSLTEQSAERELKKRMLQQKIERIQTDHATLWRTK
- a CDS encoding NAD kinase, which encodes MKFSIQSRRDAQSNELMELAKTYLQDFGLTYDEEMPEIVVSIGGDGTLLHAFHRYSHLLDQVAFVGIHTGHLGFYADWKPSELEKLVLSIAKKDFNVVEYPLLEVKVEHHNTESNTYLALNEATVKSPDVTLVMDVELNGNQFERFRGDGLCVSTPSGSTAYNKALGGAIIHPTLAALQITEIASINNRVFRTVGSPLILPAHHHCILRPVNEQNFNMTVDHLQVTQGDVKSIAFNVANEKVRFARFRPFPFWERVHESFVANE
- a CDS encoding lytic transglycosylase domain-containing protein, producing the protein MDIQSLKTLLEIQALQTLGSTESSASNALTDNNSIFSDMIGELLGDATTASSAKMSSLLGMSSSSSTSDIMSQLGNLTNAFGNTSNMTIQSLLYKGANSVYIPASVYTALANAPSSTKLDSYVSDDVIGSTAYANSLAGASSYASIIEKAAATYNVPDKLIAAVIKQESNFNATAVSRAGAQGLMQLMPKTAQYLGVTNAFDPEQNIMAGAKYLRQMLDKFDNDPSLALAAYNAGASRVTKYGGIPPFKETQNYVKKVMNYFTA